Sequence from the Dysidea avara chromosome 5, odDysAvar1.4, whole genome shotgun sequence genome:
tgtgtgctttcagtttaggaaggagtatctcgggtgctagctattactttcatactagaatccactcgaactaactcatcactaggcTAACGCCACACGACCgcacaaatcccctcctagccccagtattcccggAATTTGTAGATCGAGACTTGGTCCTCGgattagtatatctatggtagACCACTACGTCATTAAACTGGGCTCTAGGTATTTACTGactattatgcacctatcaattgTAACCCCCAGTAACCCCGAGTACGGGATCCATAGGGGGATTATAGGGAGTTTATACGGGGGTTCACCTACAAAGTTACTCCCAGTAGTGGGGCTTTTGACACAAGCATTTTTTATAACAATCgaattgtgtagctatatttagTTAAATCACGTGACGTTGACCCGTAGCCAAACCTTAACATGTATTGTCTGCAGGCATGGCAGAACTGATCATGGAGTGGGGGAATACCTCAGGGAATATATGGGGTAGGTAGGAGATTAGATAAACACTtaggccccagtagtggggttaTTGCTCTTGCagggtgtcaaatccccaccttgtcCCCACATGGCCCGTATTGGGGGGTAGGGgcctaacattgataggtgcattattaaCCTAGAGGGGCCATCCAGCGGTGATGGAGTTAGTAGATCAAAGCCACTAGCCTAGTTACATCATCGATGAGTATAGTTGTCATTATCATGACGTTCACTACTACTTGAATTCAATGCCGGATGTTTTATTCTTATATTGGTTGTTACAGACCGGAGGCAGTGACGCTCCTCATCTGAGTACTAAGCAAAGACTGACCTGTCCATTCCTGTAGACTGTGCTACTTGAAGAATATACTGCCAGGGATGGATTGTGGATGTGGTATACCCGTAACCTCCCTAGAATACCTAGCATATttatttcatatcaagaagtttgtggatatttgctatacttttgttcatggcaaaaatgccagccggaacaggcatgtccaatacatttcgattaaaaaaactattaaaaattaatagtgTACGAGTCTGTTCAGTAACTTTCCAAATTTAAtatgtgtagagcaactctGCGAGTACAATTGAAGTCCAATTCACAAAAATTTTGGCTGGTCAAAATGGCTTAAACCGACcaggtgtagcaaatttccccatacattttgtattgggtgtTTCGGGGGCATGCAATAAAAGACGTAATAACCTGCGACACGTGATAGATAGATATCTCAGATTCCGAatcagatttggaaagagcagtgaatagcgattaagatgagctatagcagaaggaaatcagaggaaatttaagcttATTATTTTAAGGTCAAAAATCACTTTTTCTTTATGGCGAGTTGAATGGcggatatttggaaaggaatGCTCTGAGctatttcgatgtcttgacggccattaaccttcactacattagtgttacaatgtaacaaaagcactgtgaattagttctgcaggttagtttgtgaaaattacagtgttccatgattaagcaaaataatgtccatgccatgtagcaaacttcttcatatgaatGATTACTCAAGAAGAGACAATGTCCTGTGAAGTGTTGACACAGGAAGATGATGATATCCCCTAGTACTAGTCTACTAGAGAGTTTACATCAACATGGTAGACACATTCATATAGAAGGAAGAGACACTATCAGATTGTAGATTGAATTCAAGATACCCAGTGCTGCATAATGTTATACTGCTGATGCAAGCTGGAGGCTAGAGCTGAGGTATGGAGTCAGTGAGGAAAGGCGGACTAGATCCCGGAGACGGCCGCCCGTTGATGCAAAGTACTCCTGGTTCCAATCCCCAGTGATGGTATACTGAGGGGATTGTTGCCTTAAGACATAAACTTTGTTTTCATATTGGCACATATGTCTTGTAGCATCTCAGGAATGTACAAAGTCACATCCTGTTTTCCCATTTTTggcaatttgtttttgtagcttgtGGTTTCTTGTATCTATAAAAAGAGCAAGAATTTGCTGTTCCATGCATTTTACAGACCTTAAAAATACTAAGCTGAAGGTCTCTGGAAGAACGGTCCGAGTAGCCAGTCCTCGCTACTCACCGCCAAAGGGATACCCTTCAGGAAGAGTTAATTCACCGTAAATCCTCATTAAATGCCTTAGTGATATCTCACACGAATGCCTTGCGATCCTGGAAGTCACATGTATACTGACTTAATTCACTGTGTATGGCTACTGCAGTATTGTAGCACAGAGGCAAAGTGGATTGCTAGTTTCTCATCAGCCACCTCCTCAATTTTTGGTGCAGatggtcatttttcattattataattattggaGGAAGCACCCCGAAGGTAGCCAACatccttgggactcttgtacactacCTGAGAAATCCAtcaaatatttagaaatcccaaACCATAAGGTTATTCTCGTTTCTGTCCGTTCACGAGTTCAATTATGGCTGCCACCATACAATGATTCAGATCAACAGTACAAAGTACACCTGAGTCTCTTCTGAAGTTCCTCTGATCCCCTCAGCAATTTTTCTGCACAAGTTATTAGCAAAAACGTGTATGTAATTAGTTTacttacctgttgatcaggtgtaacaggctgtctagctttacctgttgatcaggtgtaacaggctatCTAGCCTTACCTGTTGATCAGATGTAACAGGCTGTCTAGCCTTACCTGTTGAttaggtgtaacaggctgtctAGCCTTACAAATTTACCTGCAATAAAAACTTGAGGTAAAAACATAACAATAAAATTGAAATTAGAATTATATTTTATTTCCAAAATACAGAGTGAAATAGTTTGATATTGGGACTTTCGTACAAAATGTTGGGGTTTTGAGtgggcattggctacccctcgaaACAACCAAAATCACAGCAAAATCTAGTTATCGTcactacaaggattatcaaAAGCCTTCTTAAGGTTATTCTTTACCACCTTTCTGAAGCAGGCAGAAACATTTATCTTAGCTGAAAATGTTACTTGGTTTGTCCAAACATTGAAATACTGGTGCACGTGACCAGTTTTGAAGTTAAAAGTGGCAGGGTAGAAGGTGATGCGGGTGAGTGATGAGAAACTCTTAATCAACTTTGTCTGGTCTTATATGCATACCAGTAGTTGAGATGTATACTCTCAGGGATTCATTCACTGGGAGacaaacacacacgcatacacacacacacacgcacttcTTCGACTGCAGCCAGACTCAAAAGTCAGCAATCAAGGCCACTGAATTTGTGCCAAATCTACAGTCAAGGGCAAACAATTGCGACCTATGAAAGTAGAAGTAAAGTAACTGGTCCAACATGGAATAGGTTGTAAGCACGAAATTTCAGCTGATCAGGATTTTGACCATGGTCATTCATACCTACACGGGTGTGACACACCGTACTCCATAGAGCTGACCTGATGTTACTCAGTGACCAGAGGTTCACTTTTCCACTAGCAAGTATATAGTACACTTTTTGGTTTGTATTTGATTTGTAGACCCTAGATAGCACTGATTGCAGCAAGACTATTCTAGGTCATATTCAAAGACTAGTCTTGCGTAGCTAGTTCTTTTGTATTGGGTTGAGAAGAAAAGGTCTGGTGAATGCAGTATAGCAGTTTTGTTCTGGCACTCCCGGAATTTGGAggctgttgattggtgttgttTGTGAGACACATGGATCATATGATGGCTACCactatttttaaaaaccatTGCAAAGGCATCGTGTGCATTTCTTACTAAATAATGAGCCTTTCACAGCAATCTGAAGCAGTGGCaaaggaagtagttgatgtgagggggaGAGGTGACCAGAGATTCTagtagcagggggtctggggatgcagccccccagaagctgtagccgTTTTAACTTTAACAATATCTCAAAGGTTAGCATAATTGCTATTTGCAGTTAATAAAATCTCTTTTTAGCCGTTTGACTACAGGGTTAACGAACATAAATTTATAAGCAGCTGGAAAcccttggtacagtggtaagatCCGAACACTCAAAGTAAGTGAGATAGGTGGCTCAATTCCTGCTACGCACTTTTTTCATTTGTTTTagactacttttaggaacacgtTTTTATAAAgtgttttgactgctctattagggtatttaagcgttctattagagtatatcgatcttttcactGTTTTATCCCTACtacaagaaggataattttggcgagatatcattctgaggggctTCACCCCCCTTTCTGCCACCTATGATCTGAAGTCACATAGTAGAATCCCCAAAGTCTGGGGGGGAGGGGTCAGAACAAAACTGCTATACTGCGTTTACCAAGCCCTTTTTCTTACTGGTACCCAATACAAAAGCAGAAAATgtggtctggctatgcaagactGATCAAAGACAGTTAATGCTTATAAATTGTTGTTACCTGTAGCTCATAGCTAGCTAGGTAGACTATGTATGTGAAACTTGACATAAAGTACTTGTGTATGTATTTGAAAAAAGTAAAGTGGCAGAaccagtgaaacaagatatgaatgatggtattacaatgTAGccatgtgagaaaatccctacagtGGCATGCCATAATAATTGTTTTGTTCAGTGCTaaagtaaggattttcccatgggactataatataattatgttgtaataccatcattcattatATGATTTTATTACTTGGATCCTTACTTCACTTTAATATGCTAATACactaatttgtttagtttttacGTGTAGATATGATATGCACATTCTATATAGAAATTGAaaatggctgttgtattagggtgactgctttactagagtatctcgagtaccTATTTGATACTTTCAAGGGGCATGGTCTTTCCATGGGTTCTTTCACTGTACTATCAGTAATAGGCGTGGTCAATATGATTGGTTGCAGTAAGTGTTGCTACATAATTAAGAGGCTTGTCGCGATGCTTCTGGTGCTGTCAATCCTATCATTCAGCTGCAGGTACAGAGTCAACTAGATAGTAATACCTCTTACAGCAGTGTGAGTGCTTTAAATAATTATGTGGCATCTGGAATAGGAGTGTCGATGGGATCCCCACGAAAATTTTGTATTCCCCCCCCAATTCTGCCCATAAAACTGAACCACCATagaacaggggtggatccagacttatggaagggggggtcaaaatgaactgaggaaCTACATTGTCTgttttggtaaggtgagaccaaaaaaaaaaggtcacagccagctgacaataccTGCCCACCCCATCaactatgcatttatagctgataaagtacataaaaattcttaaatagctcactacacactgttctaatactgtgactatATGTATtttggtatactaaaaaaatTTTGGAgaggggtcaagagccccccccCGCCCCCGTATCTGCCCCAGCCATAGAAATATCTTGCATGACATAAAACATCTTTACAGAAGAGTCTTAGTGTTACCAACACCAGATATAGCATTCAAAGCAATAAAACCTTTTCAGAAGAATGAAAAACACCTAAAACCCAAATTTTACCAGCCTACAGTTGTAAAGTTAGAGGCTAAACAATACATCCAATGACaaccataattattttgtcacaataacaaactcacgtgCCTTTGGGGGGCTTCGACAAGTGTTTGTCctcctttccttttatcttcaattactcTGGTCACCATCTTCTTTGTGCAATGAAATCATATCaaagtgttaattttccattagaatactgtactaccatactgtatggcCACCTCAATTTTCACGCATTATGTGTAAGACACACACTTTTGATGGCTTTCTCACACATGGTTTAGCATCTCACACATAGGTAACAATTCTTGGGAAATTTGTAATTTCATTTCATTTGCTATGCAATCAGGAAGGCACTAAATGTACTTTAAAGTAAATAAATGGAAAGATACAATCTAAGAAAAAATTGTAGATTTTGTGATGTTTACTGAAAAAGGGGGATCTCACTTTTAAATCGGCAAATCTCACTAATTTGAAGATTGGTTGTGACAAGTTGTCATTCCAAGTGCACTTTACATCCCTGGAGAAGATGTTACATCCCTGGAGAAGATGTTACATTTAAATTATGTGTTTGTAAGCAGGAACCCATCCCATCATTTGGACTTAATGAGCTTCTTGTTGTACACAAGCCACAATTTTTTGTGGAGTGGTAGCAATATGTTAAACTACAAACATTCAGTGTATAAAACACAGTGTAATTGATATTGTTTTATTTTATAGGTACACTTTTACAGTGAACAAGGCCAATGCAGCATGTACTTAGAAGTCCTTTTGGAAGAATCTTTAATAAAGTGACACGTGGAAAAGTGCTCTCACCAATAACTTCCTCTTTTAGCACTAATTCTAGTGTAATAAGTTCAGATTTCATTGTGAGGTGTCCGTATGACGACGTCGTGATACCTAAGACAAGATTCTATGATCATGTGTTCCAGAACTTTCCGAAGTATGGCAAGAAGATTGCTCTAATTGATGGTGTTACGGGAAGAGAGTACTCCTACAATGAAGTACAGGAATCAGTGGTTAATATAGCATCTGGTCTGGTCAGGAGTGGTATGCAGAAAGGAGATGTGCTGTGTCTAGTGGCACCGAACAGTCCACAAGTCTGTATGACCTACTTCGCTACTGTAGCATGTGGAGGTATTTTCAGTTCATGCAATTCATCATACACTGTCGATGAGTTGGTTTATCAGTTCAAAAATTCTGGCAGTAAGTATTTAGCCACCACACCAGCTTTGTTGCCAACAGTACGTGAAGCTGCAAGCAAGGCAGGTTGTGTAGAGAAGATGATTATACTAGGTGATGATGGAGGTTCGGGAGAGAGAAATAATATGATGTCCTACCACAATTTGGTGAAGGACAGTGGGTCAAGGTTTCCAGATGATCTGAAAGTGAATTCAACAGAAGATATTGCAATCCTTCCATATTCCAGTGGCACCACAGGCCTTCCTAAAGGAGTAATGTTAACCCACTATAATGTTATTGCTAATGTGTGCCAAGTCGATCATAACAAATTTATTAATTTTAGGGACCAGAATCATTTCAATATTTGTGTACTTCCGTTTTACCATATCTATGCCTTGATCATCATTTTTGCTAACAATTTATACCAAGGAACTACAACTCTGATACTACCCAAATTTGAGCCAGAGACATTTCTGAAAACTATCCAAGATTATCGTTGCACTGATGCCCCAATGGTGCCCCCTCTGTTGATTTTCATGGCTCAGCACCCGTCAGTGGAGAAATATGATCTCACAAGTCTTAAGTGTGTCATGAGTGCAGCTGCACCACTGAGTGCTGAGCTCTGTGCTGCCGTTAAGAGCAGGACAAGTATAGAAGTCATCAGACAAGGATATGGCATGACTGAATTAAGTCCACTTTCACACTATTGCCCCATGGATGCTGATAATCCTGGCTCTGTTGGTGTTCCTGTGCTTAATACAATTTGTAAAGTAATTGATGTGGAAACTGGTGAGCCACTTGGTCCAAACTGTGATGGAGAAGTCCTGGTAAAGGGACCACAAGTAAGCATGAAATTTGATTAAATAATATTGTTTTAGGTGGAAAACTGTTTTACATAAGTGTGGCTATTAATCAGTAGGGTTTTATAGCTTCAATGAATCCTACTTTGTGGCTTACTGCCCATTCCAGTACATAATGCTGGCTTCCTTCATTGTTCAACTGCTTGATTACACTGCCATCTTGAAAAGCAATGAAACGATTTCAAAAAGTATTGGTTGGTATCAGGTATTTAAAGCTCTACCAATATACTAATCCGACTCTGTCAAAAGAGGGCAGATACTGGTACTATTATTAGTATCGGTGCATCAGTATTATGATGTGAGACAGTGCCTGTTATTTGGAAACAAGAAATTTGTGTACAATTTAGCAGCACAACGTTTTAATTATTAAATACAACACTATAGGATTTTCATCAAAGTTTTGTGAATGTTCAAACAATGTATTGTAAGACACTGCACATAATAGTCGGTAGTGATGCCatgatatagattttttttataTCATGTCATAAGGCCATTCCAAGTGGTAATCCTGTTTCTGGTCCCCAACCACATCAGTTATTGGACAGGCCACTATTGGTATTGCACatgcaaaattctatttaatgcacattGCACATAAGTCGGTGGTTGCTGTTAGAAGCCGTGTGCAGGGGCGTACTGAGGAGGTTTCAGGAATCctctttggattttacacactacttgaaacattaagaaattagGTTTCCAAAATCTGGAATCTGcaatggaacaggacacattttaaaccttTATCTTAGTAATAGATAACAACACCTGTAGGTGGATTATGtgtttggtgaaaagatcaagatactctaataaagcagtcaggcaatataactactctaatataacagtcacttagctatagtggaaaccccttttcaaaattcttgcatACGTCCCTGTGTGCAGGTTTGTTTAGTGTTTGTAAATGAGTTATAAACTGTGCCATGTGATGTTTTATACCAGTCCTACATGCATGTATAGAATCTCAGAGGCCTTGTGGTTTGAATAGATTTTGAGTCCTAAATATGGTGTCTTCCATGTTTATAACTTGTATGATAAATAATGATATAATAGCCAAACCCTCCTGCCCTCATCCAATTTTCACTCAGCCAGGATTAGAAACAGGAATACCACTTGTAATTAAATGGTTTTTAAAATAGCTACAAAATACTTAGAAATGATAATTATTGCATGTAGTTTTGTCCATAATCTACGTATAATGAATTAGTAATAACAACCA
This genomic interval carries:
- the LOC136255967 gene encoding probable 4-coumarate--CoA ligase 1, whose protein sequence is MQHVLRSPFGRIFNKVTRGKVLSPITSSFSTNSSVISSDFIVRCPYDDVVIPKTRFYDHVFQNFPKYGKKIALIDGVTGREYSYNEVQESVVNIASGLVRSGMQKGDVLCLVAPNSPQVCMTYFATVACGGIFSSCNSSYTVDELVYQFKNSGSKYLATTPALLPTVREAASKAGCVEKMIILGDDGGSGERNNMMSYHNLVKDSGSRFPDDLKVNSTEDIAILPYSSGTTGLPKGVMLTHYNVIANVCQVDHNKFINFRDQNHFNICVLPFYHIYALIIIFANNLYQGTTTLILPKFEPETFLKTIQDYRCTDAPMVPPLLIFMAQHPSVEKYDLTSLKCVMSAAAPLSAELCAAVKSRTSIEVIRQGYGMTELSPLSHYCPMDADNPGSVGVPVLNTICKVIDVETGEPLGPNCDGEVLVKGPQIMKGYLNNTKATADTINNDGWIHTGDIGYYDENGFFYVTDRLKELIKVKGLQVAPAELEALLLQHPLISDVAVIGVEDERSGELPRAFVVRSSDELSEQEVEDFVKGRVAEHKQLKGGVKFIEEIPKSASGKILRRLLRK